TTTATGCACATACAATTCAGGATAAGTACAGATGGAGAAATGATGACGGGAGCGAAACATCTGCTACATGGAAAGCTGATGAAAATACTGCGATTTACTACACAGGAACGGAAAATTTACGACTGAGATTCCAATTTTATATGCATGAATCAAGTGCGTATGATAATTATCTTGAATTATATTATTCGGTCAATACCGGTGGACCCTGGACAAAAATAACTTCAGACGGTAGTTCAAATCATTTTGTTTTATCAGAATCGGATAATTTTACTGATCAGGAAACCACTACAGGGCAATTAACTCAAAACATCGAGCATGATTTTGTCTCAGGGAAAATGATTGAAAGTTCAGATACTTTTTCTTTCACATTAGTAAGTCAATCCACTGAATATGAAATTTGCATCAAACCAACAGGTAATGCTGAAAATCATACCTATTATTTCAAGCTTTTCAATACTACTCATGGTGATTTTGAATCTTATGTATATCCAGTTATGGCATACAAATTAATTTTCGTTGATGCTTCAGCATCCGGCAGTAATGATGGCACAAGCTGGGCAAATGCCTATACTTCATTGCAATCTGCATTGGATGTATCCATCAGCGGTGATCAGATCTGGGTAGCAAAAGGAATATATAAGCCTTCAAAAGAATCGGATAATACGATGGATGAACCTAGAAAATTTACCTTCCAGTTGAAAAATGGCGTGGAAATTTATGGTGGATTTGTAGGTACGGAAACCAGTCTCAGCCAGAGAGATTTTTATGTGAATGAGACAATTCTCAGCGGAGATATTAACGGAGATGATGTTGTCACCGGTACCGGAGAAAGCTTAAGTTTCTCAAATAATAATGAAAATTGTTATCATGTCTTTTATCATGACAATTCAGGAGTTAATAGTTCAGCTGTTTTAGATGGTCTAACTATTTCAGGAGGAAATGCCAACGGTAGGGCAAATCATGACTATGGTGCGGGAATCTATAATGAACAGTGCAATCCGACACTAAAAAACATAATTTTTAAAAATAATCAGTCTGCAACCGGTGTTTTGTATTTATATGATCTATCAACCGGTGCTTCTTTATCAAATTTAATTTTTGAAAATAATGACGGAGGGTATTATGGTGCATTATATATCGAAGGGTCAACAGGTACAAGCATTTTAACAAATGCATTAATGATAAATAACAAGGGTGAATATGGTGGAGGATTATATAATAGTGATTCACCTACTACCATAAATAATGCTACATTTTCGGGAAATTATGCATCTTCTAGTGGTGGAGGTGTTTATAGTACATCCAGTGTTTTGACTCTAAATAATTGCATTATCTGGAATAACAGTGCAGGAGGTGAAGGAAATGAAATATATCACTCAGGAAGTATCACTACACTCAACAATTGTTGCTACAAAGATGATGATGGCGATATATTTGGATCACTCACAATTGGCGACGGAAATATTGCCAGCGATCCACTTTTTGTAGATGCAAATGACGGTAATATGACATTGTATGGAACTTCTCCCTTTGTTGATACAGGAGATGATACCTATAATACTTTACTTACAGATATCAGAGGTGGAGATTTTGGCAGGAAATTAAGTAAAGTAGATGGAAATGCTGGTACTATTGATATGGGGGCATACGAGTATAAATTTGGAGTTGATCCTGCAACAGAGAATAAAATTCCAACATCAAATAATGCTGAAGCAACTATTAATGAGGATAACGACAAGATATTTACATCAATGGATTTCCCATTTAACGATCTTGATACAGATCCTGCTGATGAGCTTCAATCTGTTGAGATTACAACACTTCCTTCTCTTGGAACTATATATTTAGACGGCAACAACAATAATGAAATTGACAATGACGAAGCATTAGATGCTCAAGATGAAATTGAAGTTGCAAATATAGCTAAACTAAAGTACAGACCTGTTGCAAATAAATATGGTACACCTTATACGGCGTTTACATTTAAGGTCTCAGATGGTAAAAATTATAGTGAGGATAGTTATACCATGACAATAAATGTTAATCCGGTAAACGATGCTCCAGAAAATACCACAGTACCAACAATTACTCCAGTTGGCACGATCAGAATTGGTGGAACAATTGGTGCAACAGTAGGAGAATGGAATGATGATGATGATAATAATCAAATTGAAGTAAAGAGAAAATAGAAGGGTAATAAGGATATTTTATTTAGTGACTATTGAAAAACTTTATAAAATTTGCATTTTAATGATGCAATAGCAATAAATAATTTAGTTTTAGACAAAAGAGGGAGATAAAATAGATCTGAAAGAAAGTCTCAAAAAAATCAAAATATAAGAAGTTTAGAAATACTGATTCTTCCATATAGTAGAATTTGATTTCATTATATCAAGAAAATTTTGTATCTTTATATATCGGTAAGTTATGAAAATATTAAATATTTTGGGCAATTGAAATGAACAATGAAAACATTACATGAAAATGATCGTTCGATAAATCTTGTATTATAACAAGTGTACTTTTAGATTCAGATATGAAAACCTTATGAAAAACGACGATTATTGAGGAATTTAAATAAACTATTGGCAAAGTTATATTTGGTAAAAATTACTGGAGTTGAAAAATTATGAAAAATAGTGAAATTGTTTTGGCACTAGCATTATCAGTGTTTACAGCATTCAATTTATCAGCCCAAAGCGTAGGAATAAACGCCGACGGCAGTGAACCAAATTCTTCTGCAATGCTTGATGTAAGCTCAACCAGTAAAGGATTTCTAGCACCTAGAATGACTGCTGCTCAAAGAGGAGCAATTGCATCCCCCGCTACCGGTTTAATGGTTTACCAGACTGATGGTACAGAAGGATATTATTACTACAATGGTTCAGAATGGATTCAATTAGGAAAAGCATCAGGAAGTTCACAGTGGACTACCACCGGAAGCGATATTTATTACAATGCTGGTAATGTGGGTATCGGAACGTCAAGTCCAGATGGCAAATTAGAAGTAAATGGTACTATCAAAGCAAGTCAATTTAAGGTTGATGAAACAGGGTATTTTCAGACACAAACAATAACAGGTAGCACAGCTGATGTAGTGTTAGGTTTTGATAACAATGATTATATGTGCTATGAACGCGAAGAAGATTTTCTGTTTTTTAATGTCGGAGGTGAGCACCGTATGCGTATTACCAGTGATGGTAAAGTCGGTATCGGCACAGAATCACCAGCAAGCCTATTGCAAGTAGGTAATACTCAAATATCCCAAATTAATCCTGGAATTGGAACTTATGGTCAATTTTCACTTAGAGCTTCACAACAGCTTCTGAGTTTTGGACTTTCGGCAAGTGAACCATGGGCTTCATGGATTCAGTCTTCCAATCCAAGCACCGAGGCAGCCTTACCACTCGTTTTAAACCCAAGTGGTGGCAATGTCGGCATCGGCACAGCTTCACCTGACGCACCATTGCATGTAAACGGGGCTGTTGGAATTAATAATGTGGGGGCAAGGTACTTTAATGGAGGTACAGATCTAACTGTAGGATCTGCTGATTTTAATATGTCCATACATGCCAGTAATGATATTGTGGCAAACGGTTCATTTGTGGCAACATCTGATAAAAGGGTAAAAGAAAATATTACAAAACTGCAAAATTCTTTGGATCTGATAAGCAAGCTGAGACCTGTTTCCTATAACAAGATAGATAAAGTGGAGCAAGGCAGCAGGCTTAATTATGGATTTATAGCCCAGGAAGTAGAAGAGGTTCTTCCTGTTGCTGTAAACACTGGAAAAGGTGAAGTGCCGGTTCTTAAACCATTTGATAAAGTAGACTTCGAAGATGGTGTGACCTATACTATTCTGGTAAAAAATGGTGATAATATCAAAGAGCAATCCTACACAAAAGGAGAGGCAAGACCTAAAGGTGAAATTATTGTTAAATCACAAACTGTTAATGATTTTAAATCACTTTCATACGATATGATCTTTACAGTTGCTGTTGACGCTATTCAGGAACAACAAGAAACCATAAATAAACAACAAAAACAAATAGATGAGTTATATAAATTAATCAAAGAGTTACAAAATAAATAAGGTAAGGTAAAAAATGGAAATGATTGCTAAATTTATTTTTTTACTTGTATTGAGCAGCTCTTTGTTACTTGCAGACAACAAGGAGAATAAAACTTCTTACAATAAGAATAATTCCTATAACTCTTTAATCGAAGTTAAAAACGATACCAACAATACAAGTAAATCAACAGGTGGTGTCTATAATAATTCAGGAAAGATAGTTATTCAATCAGGGGCAAATTTTATAATTTCTGATGGTAATTACCGATCGGAAGGGACTTCAGGGATAACTGATTCTGGGACATTTAAACTTGCTGGTAATTTCGTAAATAATAACATAAGCGGAAATCCTGTTTCCACAAATGGAACTGTGATATTAAATGGAAGTAACTCTTCTAGCATAACTGACGGTATGACTTTCTATAACTTAACTTTTGCTAAATCTAATGATAACGTTCAGATTACAACATCCGGAGTAATTAGTTTTACAAATACTTTAACAATCACTAATGGTTATTTTAAAGGAGGACTTAGAACTACAAGAACAGGAACATCTTTTTCGGCTGTAAATTTTTTAGAATATACTTTACCTTCAGATGCAGGAGTGACAATTACAAGATATAGTGGAAATACAGCTCCTGGAGCAGAGAATGCTATTATGAATTATGTAACAGTTACTTCGACGACAAATGTCGCTCCAACAAGTATAAAGGTTTATTTTAATAAAGATCAAGAACTTAATGGAAGTGATCAAAATCTTTTGATAGTTTGGCAACAAGTTGGTGAAGCAAACTGGGCAAAACTTACTAATGATCCAGCAATTACAAATGGTACTCCATTTAGTAATTGGTTAAAGCCAAATGTATCAAATGATTTAAGTGTTTGGTCTGTTACGACTGTTAAGTATACCGCAATGGATAATACATTCACGAGTTTACCAGTTGCATTTGATGATGAGAATTTTTATGCTAAGATTGTTAACAATGCCGTAGAACTTACGTGGATTACTCACAGTGAAGATGGATTAAAAGGATTTATTGTTTACAGATCTACAGATGCAAATGACAATTTTGAAGAAATTGCACGTTGGACTGAAAATTCAGTGTTGGAAACTAAAAATGATGGAGGTTTCTCAACAAATGACACAGAGTACACTTTCAGAGATATCCCAGCATTAAGTAATACATATTATTATAAAATAGAGTCATATTGTGCTGACGATGATAGACAATTTCATCCGAAGACTGTGAGTATAGATTTTATCACAAAAGAGGATGATAGATTATTTCAAAATTTTCCTAACCCATTCAATGCTCAGACTTCAATAGGCTTTTATATTTCACAACCTTCTAATGTTCATTTGTATCTTTACAACTCAAATGGTGAAATTGTTAAAGAACTAATAAAGAATTCAGAACTAGATAAAGGTATACATTCAATAACCATTAATAGTGAAAATCTAACATCAGGAATATATTTTTATAATCTAAAAGTGAAAGATAAAATTTTTACGAAACGAATGGTTTATATTAAATAATGATTTGTTTAAGTGGTTCAATGAGCCACTTTTTTTATACTATAGAGATGAGTGGCAAGAATATCTTTAACTAAGACTTTGGTAGATCTTGTCCGATAGAGATTATACCTTCCGCAATTTTTGCAAAAAAAAGCCGGTTCACAACCGGTTTTCTATAAGCAGCTCTGCCATATCTTTTCCCTTTCATTTTCCTTTTCTTTCACTCTGATCCTGATGAGCTAGAGCTAAACTCCAAATCTTATCAGCGTGGTGAAACAAAACAAATGAATACGAACATAGGGTCTTATGATGAGAGCTTAAGTGAAATTCCTACTTCTGCTGAAAATAGTATTGAGCTAAATGAGGATACTCAATATACTTTTAGGAATGCTCAGGGTAAGGTTAATAACGCCCCTATAAATTTTCCATTTTCAATTTTCCATTAAATAAATCATCTCCCAGCCATGGAAAATCACAATAATTTTCTTTAATTTTACATCTCCATAAGGAGCTGTACACATCATCTTTTTAGCAAAATCATCATCAGCGTATTGAGCTAGTTTCGTTTCCGCATCTTTCAATTTTTTTGAAAGTTCAGCTTTCAATTCCTTTTCGCTATCCGTTCTCGCAATATATTTGAATTCAATCAGATAGGAGTATTTAATATCTGGATATTTAACATAAAAAGGCTTCATAACAATATCGGCATATCCTTTGTTCATCTCCTCTTCAGATAAAGAGATATAGAAATCAACGATATTTAAATATGCTAGAAAAAAACCTTGAATAACTTTTTCGCCATTTATATAATCTCTAATTCTTGTTTGCTTCTTAATTTCATCAGCTAAAAACTGGAAAGTAGGCTTAAAATCCCCCTTATATGCCAATTTTCTATACTCTTCTCTCAATCTAAAAATATCAATTGTAAAAGCGTCTAATGTTTCATATGACAATCTGATATATTCAAACATAATTGTTCTTACAGTTTCATTTGGAATCACCAAAACAGGATCCCCACTATTTGTTTTTCCACTGTAAGTTAACAAGCCAAAGTAATATAGAAGTGATATAAAATTACCAGATACGGTTAATTTATCAAAAGGAAAACTTGTAACAATTGGAGAAGTAATCGAACCGGTTTCAATTATCTCCTTTAATTTGCTGAAATTATAGTTAGATTGTTGATCTAAAATCATCAAGTGGCGAAGTTTACTATAATCCATTCTTAGGTTATCGTCAATCAAATTCTCAAGCATATAATTTGTATTTAAACTATTACTCATAAAATATAGGATTGCATCTGTATTAAACATTTTGTTTTTACACCTATTTGAAAACTGATAATTATCGTACCACTTTTTCATCGTACTAATGGTCTTTTGTTTATCTAAATGAAAAACACCAGATTTTGTGTAATAATCGATAATTTCTTCAACATCATTTTGTGTAAATCCAAGTAATTCGTTAAACTGTTCTCTCAGTGATATATTAGTTCCAACGTTAAATCCACTAGTCACATCATCCATCGTAACTGGTGATACTCCAGTGATAAACATTCTAGCAAGACCAGCTCCGCTACCACTAGCCATAGCTTTCAAATTACTAAAAAACTGTTTAAAGTATCCTGCTTCTCTGGAAATTTTATTATACTCACTTCCACCATAATCTGCCAATATCGAGTTGGTGAAATTATCATATTCGTCAATCATTAGATATATTTTTACAGGACTGTTTTCAAGTTCACTTGACAGTTTAAAAAGCATTTCATGTGCACTATTTTGCTCTTTAACAGTCTTTACAACTTTATCC
This sequence is a window from Candidatus Delongbacteria bacterium. Protein-coding genes within it:
- a CDS encoding T9SS type A sorting domain-containing protein, with the protein product MEMIAKFIFLLVLSSSLLLADNKENKTSYNKNNSYNSLIEVKNDTNNTSKSTGGVYNNSGKIVIQSGANFIISDGNYRSEGTSGITDSGTFKLAGNFVNNNISGNPVSTNGTVILNGSNSSSITDGMTFYNLTFAKSNDNVQITTSGVISFTNTLTITNGYFKGGLRTTRTGTSFSAVNFLEYTLPSDAGVTITRYSGNTAPGAENAIMNYVTVTSTTNVAPTSIKVYFNKDQELNGSDQNLLIVWQQVGEANWAKLTNDPAITNGTPFSNWLKPNVSNDLSVWSVTTVKYTAMDNTFTSLPVAFDDENFYAKIVNNAVELTWITHSEDGLKGFIVYRSTDANDNFEEIARWTENSVLETKNDGGFSTNDTEYTFRDIPALSNTYYYKIESYCADDDRQFHPKTVSIDFITKEDDRLFQNFPNPFNAQTSIGFYISQPSNVHLYLYNSNGEIVKELIKNSELDKGIHSITINSENLTSGIYFYNLKVKDKIFTKRMVYIK
- a CDS encoding AAA family ATPase, yielding DKVVKTVKEQNSAHEMLFKLSSELENSPVKIYLMIDEYDNFTNSILADYGGSEYNKISREAGYFKQFFSNLKAMASGSGAGLARMFITGVSPVTMDDVTSGFNVGTNISLREQFNELLGFTQNDVEEIIDYYTKSGVFHLDKQKTISTMKKWYDNYQFSNRCKNKMFNTDAILYFMSNSLNTNYMLENLIDDNLRMDYSKLRHLMILDQQSNYNFSKLKEIIETGSITSPIVTSFPFDKLTVSGNFISLLYYFGLLTYSGKTNSGDPVLVIPNETVRTIMFEYIRLSYETLDAFTIDIFRLREEYRKLAYKGDFKPTFQFLADEIKKQTRIRDYINGEKVIQGFFLAYLNIVDFYISLSEEEMNKGYADIVMKPFYVKYPDIKYSYLIEFKYIARTDSEKELKAELSKKLKDAETKLAQYADDDFAKKMMCTAPYGDVKLKKIIVIFHGWEMIYLMEN
- a CDS encoding tail fiber domain-containing protein yields the protein MLDVSSTSKGFLAPRMTAAQRGAIASPATGLMVYQTDGTEGYYYYNGSEWIQLGKASGSSQWTTTGSDIYYNAGNVGIGTSSPDGKLEVNGTIKASQFKVDETGYFQTQTITGSTADVVLGFDNNDYMCYEREEDFLFFNVGGEHRMRITSDGKVGIGTESPASLLQVGNTQISQINPGIGTYGQFSLRASQQLLSFGLSASEPWASWIQSSNPSTEAALPLVLNPSGGNVGIGTASPDAPLHVNGAVGINNVGARYFNGGTDLTVGSADFNMSIHASNDIVANGSFVATSDKRVKENITKLQNSLDLISKLRPVSYNKIDKVEQGSRLNYGFIAQEVEEVLPVAVNTGKGEVPVLKPFDKVDFEDGVTYTILVKNGDNIKEQSYTKGEARPKGEIIVKSQTVNDFKSLSYDMIFTVAVDAIQEQQETINKQQKQIDELYKLIKELQNK